Proteins co-encoded in one Dokdonella sp. genomic window:
- a CDS encoding aspartate-semialdehyde dehydrogenase translates to MSQKSSYNVALVGATGAVGEALIEILAERRFPIGQFVPLASAKSAGGKVSLGAKQATVRELDSFDFKDIDIAFFSAGGAVSRVHAPRAAAAGAVVIDNTSEFRRAEDVPLVVSEVNPQAIAGYAQRGIIANPNCSTMQMLVALAPIHRAVGIERINVATYQSVSGAGRSGIEELGRQTAALLNFQDPAPTKFPKQIAFNVIPHIDDFQDNGYTREEMKMVWETRRILGDDTIQVNPTAVRVPVFLGHAEAVHIETREKISAGRVRELLEGAPGVRVIDERKAGGYPTPVGDAAGADPVFVGRIREDISHPRGIALWVVADNIRKGAALNAVQIGELLVKTYL, encoded by the coding sequence ATGAGCCAGAAGTCGAGCTACAACGTCGCCCTCGTCGGTGCCACTGGCGCGGTTGGCGAGGCACTGATCGAGATCCTCGCCGAGCGGCGTTTTCCGATCGGCCAATTCGTGCCGCTGGCCAGCGCGAAAAGTGCCGGTGGAAAGGTTTCGCTCGGCGCCAAGCAGGCCACGGTGCGCGAGTTGGACAGCTTCGACTTCAAGGACATCGACATTGCCTTCTTCTCGGCCGGCGGCGCGGTCAGCCGGGTGCATGCGCCGCGCGCGGCGGCCGCCGGTGCGGTGGTCATCGACAACACGTCGGAGTTCCGTCGCGCCGAGGACGTGCCGCTGGTGGTCAGCGAGGTCAATCCGCAAGCGATCGCCGGCTATGCGCAGCGTGGCATCATCGCCAACCCGAACTGTTCGACCATGCAGATGTTGGTTGCGCTGGCGCCGATCCATCGAGCTGTCGGCATCGAGCGCATCAACGTGGCCACCTACCAGTCGGTGTCCGGCGCCGGGCGTTCGGGCATCGAGGAACTCGGCCGGCAGACCGCCGCCCTGCTCAATTTTCAGGATCCGGCGCCGACGAAGTTCCCGAAGCAGATTGCCTTCAATGTCATCCCGCACATCGACGACTTCCAGGACAACGGCTACACCCGCGAGGAAATGAAGATGGTGTGGGAGACGCGCCGCATCCTTGGTGACGATACGATCCAGGTGAACCCGACCGCGGTGCGTGTGCCGGTCTTCCTCGGTCACGCCGAGGCCGTGCACATCGAGACACGCGAAAAGATCAGCGCGGGGCGCGTGCGCGAACTGCTCGAAGGAGCGCCCGGAGTGCGCGTGATCGACGAGCGCAAGGCCGGCGGCTATCCGACGCCGGTAGGCGACGCGGCCGGCGCCGATCCGGTCTTCGTCGGCCGCATCCGCGAGGACATCTCGCATCCACGTGGCATCGCTTTGTGGGTCGTTGCCGACAATATCCGCAAGGGGGCTGCCCTCAATGCGGTCCAGATTGGTGAGCTATTGGTGAAAACGTATCTCTGA